A region of the Rhea pennata isolate bPtePen1 unplaced genomic scaffold, bPtePen1.pri scaffold_23_1, whole genome shotgun sequence genome:
gcagctggcagcagcatctTGGCTGGTGGGATTGCTAATCTCCACAGTAGTTATTTCTTTCATATCTGAGTTGAAGTTCTGTGGCCCCAAGGTCATTGACCACttcttttgtgattttaaaCCATTGCTGGAGCTCACCTGCAGTGACACCAGTGTGGTTATAATTGTAACTTTCTTCCTATCTTTTTTGGATTTAGTCTTCCCCTTCCTGTTCACAGTGGCCTCCTACATGTGCATCATAGCTACCATCCTGAGGATCCCATCCAGCGTGGGCAGGCAGAAGGCCTTCTGTACCTGCTCCTCTCACCTCACTGTCGTCACTGTTTTCTATGGCACCCTCATCATTGTCTACATGCTGCCCAGAACCCCCAGACTCAGACAGCTCAACAaagtcttctccttttcctacaCTGTCCTCACGCCCCTGGTCAATCCCCTCATCTACAGCCTGCGCAACAGGGAGGTCAGGGAGACCCTGAGGAAAGCAGTGAGGAAAGCTCTGGTCTGCACCCAGAGCTCATAGCAGTTGTGTGCTACTGCACACAAAACATTGATGGTTCTGCAAGGTAGTAAACTCAGTACAGGTGATATTATGCTGCAGAACAGTTATCCCTTCAGAAGAACATGacacagagaatatttttttagaaagcagaagggaagagagtacggatttatttcagcatttaaatgcATGGTTCAGAagagaatagaaataaattccCTTTCTTGGTGCCTCCTTTCTAGACAATAAAGTGTGTTACTGTATGTGGGAAATGTTGCAATGATGtggtgattttcttttcctgtgatgaCAGGGGATTCATCTGGGGTGCGATCTGAGACAACAGGGAGGGAGATCAGGAGTAGCAGTACTTTCCTGACTGTGGATTCCTCAGATGGGAGCCATCTCCCTCTGCTGTGAACATTTCCAGGGTAGAGGTCAGTGCCTCAGCACACAGCACTTGCTACTCTAATGTCCagtggaaatcacagaatcatagaatcagtaaggttggacgggacctctggagatcatctagtccaacctccccactcagcagggtcatctacagcatggtagacaggattgcatccaggcgggccttgaagatctccagagaaggaaactccacaacctctctgggcaatctgttccagtgctctgtcactctcacagtgaagaaattccccctcacggtcaggccaaacttcctgtgcttcagtttctgcccattgcctcttgtcctgtcacacgggacaactgaaaagtttgtccttgtccccttgacactctcctttcaggtacttatacacattgataagatcccccctcagtcttctcctctccaggctaaagaggcccagctctcgcagccgttcctcacagggcagatgctctagccctctgaccatccttgtagccctatgctggactctctccagtagctccatgtctctcttgtactggggagcccagaactggacacagtactcaagatgaggatcaccttcctcaacctgtgggcaacagtcttcctaatgcaccccaggataccattggccttcttggccacaagggcatattgctggctcatggtcaacttgtcattcaccagcacATACTGGTAGTGTTGCTTAAACACATGCTAGTGTCTCCTGACATTTGTGACAGCCTTGAGCCTCCCAGACATCAGGAAGTTCCTAGCAGATAGTGAGGAGAAATAGGGAAGGGACCTGCTGGGACTGGTGCTGTAAATGGATGCTGTAGGTAAACCTCAGGGCATCAGAAAGGATCCTCAATACCAGGCATGGGCAAGAGCACTCATGCCTCTAGGTAGGAACTTCAGTGCCAGGCTGTCTGTGATTCAGCCCATCTTGAGTATGATGGGCACGTGCActaagagtgttgccagcaggtcgagggaggtgatcctgcccctccactcagccctgatgaAGCTATTTctggagtactgcgtccagtgCTAGgttccccaatacaagagagatatggagctactggagagagtctagtgAAGGactactaagatgatgaagggccTGGAGTATCTCTTgtatgaggaatggctgtgagagctgggcctgttcagctcagagaagactgagggggggatctgatcagtgtgtaagtatctgaagagagagTGTAGAGAGGATGGGGTCAGATTCTTTTCCATAGTGCCCAGCAATAGGCCGagaggtaatgggcacaaactgaaacacaggaagttatgtctgaacataaggaaagatttttgtaCTGTGAAGGTAAGAGAGCACTGCAAAAGATTGCCCAGCAAGCTTCCAGAATTTCCATCCTTAGAAACATtaaaaacctgcctggatgtgaccctgggcaacatgctgtaggtgactgtgtgagcaggagggttgaactagatgatatccagagacccctttcaacctcaaccattctgtgattcggTGACTCTGAGAGGGGAGGACAGAGGAGAGGCAGGTGAGAAAGAGCTGTAATGGAAGGTGTCGGGGCTGGGCTGTAGGTAGTGAGGTCACTTGCACTGCAGGATGCTGCTTGGTGAGGAGCAGCAGACTGGCATGGTGAGGTGCTCGAATGAAGGGTGAGGGGCTgcccaggagagcagagaggttgtgggaaggccaaggcagaggcaggggaaGATGCCTGAGGCTTGTCTGCCCCTCACACT
Encoded here:
- the LOC134154309 gene encoding LOW QUALITY PROTEIN: olfactory receptor 6P1-like (The sequence of the model RefSeq protein was modified relative to this genomic sequence to represent the inferred CDS: deleted 1 base in 1 codon), which gives rise to MEKGKWENCTSSAEFVLLGMRNVPSLQTPLFLLLLMVYLITVAGNILIVVLVVADWHLHTPMYFLLGNLSSLEISYSSTILPQLLASFLTGDRTISARGCIAQFYFFASFVVTECFLLAVMSYDRYLAICQPLLYASLMTQKFSLQLAAASWLVGLLISTVVISFISELKFCGPKVIDHFFCDFKPLLELTCSDTSVVIIVTFFLSFLDLVFPFLFTVASYMCIIATILRIPSSVGRQKAFCTCSSHLTVVTVFYGTLIIVYMLPRTPRLRQLNKVFSFSYTVLTPLVNPLIYSLRNREVRETLRKAVRKALVCTQSS